Proteins found in one Chlamydia pneumoniae TW-183 genomic segment:
- a CDS encoding DMT family transporter, whose product MSLFLVFLTAFIWSSSFALSKLVMNASAPIFATGARMVIAGAILALAAWFRGGFVGISKKIFLYIVLLALTGFYLTNIFEFIGLQSLSSSKTCFIYGLSPLMSALFSYIQLKEKVTLKKVLGLSLGLVSYICYLTFGGGGDDSQPWTWQIGLPELLILGAASLASFGWTLLRQIEKQSTLSVTAINAYAMLIAGMLSIMHSAVVEPWRPLPVQDISQFLYATLALVVISNLICYNLYAKLLRKYSSTFLSFCSLVMPLYSGFYGWILLGEKGVSLGLVLAVAFMVAGCRLIYHEEFRQGYIVS is encoded by the coding sequence ATGTCGCTTTTTCTAGTTTTTCTTACGGCATTTATTTGGTCTTCTTCCTTCGCTCTTAGCAAACTAGTTATGAATGCTTCAGCTCCGATATTTGCTACAGGAGCTCGCATGGTAATCGCTGGTGCGATCTTGGCTCTTGCTGCATGGTTTCGAGGCGGTTTTGTTGGTATATCGAAGAAAATATTCTTATATATCGTCCTGTTAGCTTTAACAGGTTTCTATCTTACCAATATTTTTGAGTTCATAGGATTACAAAGTCTAAGTTCATCTAAGACATGCTTTATTTATGGACTCTCTCCTCTAATGTCAGCACTTTTTTCCTATATTCAGCTGAAAGAGAAAGTGACTCTCAAAAAGGTTTTAGGATTATCCCTAGGCTTGGTGAGCTATATTTGTTACTTAACCTTTGGTGGGGGAGGAGACGATTCTCAGCCTTGGACCTGGCAAATAGGTCTTCCTGAGCTTCTAATCTTGGGGGCAGCAAGTTTAGCTTCTTTTGGCTGGACTCTTCTTAGACAAATCGAAAAGCAGTCTACGTTATCGGTCACAGCAATTAATGCATACGCGATGTTAATAGCCGGAATGCTATCAATCATGCACTCTGCAGTCGTGGAACCCTGGCGTCCTTTACCAGTGCAAGATATATCGCAGTTTCTATACGCGACTTTGGCTCTAGTGGTAATTTCTAATTTGATTTGCTACAACCTGTACGCCAAATTATTAAGAAAGTATTCTTCCACTTTCCTTTCATTTTGTAGCCTTGTCATGCCACTTTATTCAGGCTTTTATGGTTGGATATTGCTTGGGGAGAAGGGAGTCTCCTTGGGCTTGGTGTTAGCTGTAGCCTTCATGGTGGCGGGCTGTCGTCTCATCTACCATGAAGAGTTCCGACAGGGCTACATTGTTTCTTAA